In Asanoa sp. WMMD1127, one genomic interval encodes:
- a CDS encoding isochorismatase family protein: MTRALIIVDTQNDFCEGGSLAVAGGAGVASEISRALSERPDRWAHVVATKDYHIDPGAHFNDNPDYVTTWPAHTVVGTPGADFHPNLDTDRIEAVFHKGQHAAAYSGFEGHTDDGVGLGTWLHDHDVTEVEVVGLATDHCVRATSLDAARLGFKTTVLLGLTAGVLPHTTADAVEQLREAGVTLVGEPIVKPA, translated from the coding sequence ATGACCCGCGCACTGATCATCGTCGACACGCAGAACGACTTCTGCGAGGGCGGCTCGCTGGCCGTGGCCGGTGGCGCCGGGGTGGCGTCCGAGATCTCGCGTGCGCTGTCCGAGCGGCCCGACCGGTGGGCCCACGTGGTCGCGACGAAGGATTACCACATCGATCCGGGGGCGCACTTCAACGACAACCCGGACTACGTCACCACGTGGCCGGCGCACACCGTCGTCGGCACGCCCGGCGCCGACTTCCACCCCAACCTCGACACCGACCGCATCGAGGCGGTGTTCCACAAGGGCCAGCACGCGGCGGCCTACAGCGGGTTCGAGGGGCACACCGACGACGGCGTCGGCCTGGGCACGTGGCTGCACGACCACGACGTCACCGAGGTCGAGGTCGTGGGCCTGGCCACCGACCACTGCGTCCGCGCGACCAGCCTCGACGCGGCCCGGCTCGGTTTCAAGACGACGGTCCTGCTCGGCCTGACCGCCGGCGTGCTGCCGCACACCACCGCCGACGCGGTCGAGCAGCTACGCGAGGCCGGCGTCACGCTGGTCGGCGAGCCCATCGTCAAGCCGGCGTGA
- the ctaD gene encoding cytochrome c oxidase subunit I yields the protein MTTVAPKPIVTRPWPVRQPVKGSAFARLLRTTDAKQIGIMYMVTSFAFFLIGGLMALLMRAELARPGMQFLSPEQYNQLFTMHGTIMLLFFATPIVFAFANFVVPLQIGAPDVSFPRLNSFAYWLYAFGGTIALGGFFTPGGAADFGWFAYTPLSDVEHTPGVGANMWIVGLAISGLGTILGGVNMITTILTLRAPGMTMFRMPIFTWNILVTSLLVIMVFPLLAAALFALAADRILGAHVYAPETGGPMLWQHLFWFFGHPEVYIVALPFFGIISEVIPVFSRKPIFGYKGLVGATIAIAALSMSVWAHHMFATGQVLLPFFSFLSFLIAVPTGMKFFNWIGTMWRGQLSFETPMLFAVGFLVTFLFGGLTGVLLASPPVDFHVSDSYFVVAHFHYVLFGTIVFAVYSGIYFWFPKMFGRMLDERLGKIHFWLTFLGFHTTFLVQHWLGNEGMPRRYADYRPSDGFTTLNEVSTIGAFVLGISTLPFLYNVWKSYKAGPMVLADDPWGYGNSLEWATSSPPPLRNFDRMPRIRSERPAFDLKFPELAAGRSLAGPPEGGAKPMTSESDSGARYEEDTESNVDR from the coding sequence GTGACCACCGTTGCACCGAAGCCGATCGTGACCCGGCCCTGGCCGGTCCGCCAGCCGGTGAAGGGCTCGGCCTTCGCGCGCCTGCTGCGCACGACCGACGCGAAGCAGATCGGGATCATGTATATGGTCACGAGCTTCGCGTTCTTCCTCATCGGTGGGTTGATGGCGCTGCTGATGCGCGCCGAGCTCGCCCGACCGGGAATGCAGTTCCTGTCGCCTGAGCAGTACAACCAGCTGTTCACGATGCACGGCACGATCATGCTGCTGTTCTTCGCGACGCCGATCGTGTTCGCGTTCGCGAACTTCGTGGTGCCGCTGCAGATCGGCGCGCCCGACGTGTCGTTCCCGCGACTCAACAGCTTCGCCTACTGGCTGTACGCGTTCGGTGGCACGATCGCCCTCGGTGGCTTCTTCACCCCGGGCGGCGCCGCTGACTTCGGTTGGTTCGCCTACACGCCGCTGAGCGACGTCGAGCACACGCCGGGTGTCGGCGCCAACATGTGGATCGTCGGCCTGGCCATCTCCGGTCTGGGCACGATCCTCGGTGGCGTCAATATGATCACCACGATCCTGACGCTCCGCGCGCCCGGCATGACGATGTTCCGGATGCCGATCTTCACCTGGAACATCCTGGTCACCAGCCTGCTGGTCATCATGGTCTTCCCGCTGCTCGCGGCGGCCCTGTTCGCCCTCGCGGCCGACCGCATCCTCGGGGCACACGTCTACGCCCCCGAAACCGGCGGGCCGATGCTCTGGCAGCACCTGTTCTGGTTCTTCGGCCATCCCGAGGTCTACATCGTCGCGCTGCCGTTCTTCGGCATCATCAGCGAGGTCATCCCGGTCTTCTCCCGCAAGCCGATCTTCGGCTACAAGGGTCTGGTCGGCGCCACCATCGCGATCGCCGCGCTGTCGATGAGCGTCTGGGCGCACCACATGTTCGCCACCGGGCAGGTGCTGCTGCCGTTCTTCAGCTTCCTGAGCTTCCTGATCGCGGTGCCGACCGGCATGAAGTTCTTCAACTGGATCGGCACCATGTGGCGCGGCCAGTTGAGCTTCGAGACGCCGATGCTGTTCGCGGTCGGCTTCCTCGTGACGTTCCTGTTCGGCGGCCTCACCGGCGTCCTGCTGGCCAGCCCGCCGGTCGACTTCCACGTCTCCGACTCGTACTTCGTGGTCGCGCACTTCCACTACGTACTGTTCGGCACGATCGTGTTCGCCGTCTACTCGGGCATCTACTTCTGGTTCCCCAAGATGTTCGGCCGCATGCTCGACGAGCGCCTCGGCAAGATCCACTTCTGGCTGACGTTCCTCGGCTTCCACACGACGTTCCTGGTGCAGCACTGGCTGGGCAACGAGGGCATGCCCCGGCGCTACGCGGACTACCGGCCCAGCGACGGCTTCACCACGCTCAACGAGGTGTCGACCATCGGCGCGTTCGTCCTGGGCATCTCCACGCTGCCGTTCCTCTACAACGTCTGGAAGTCCTACAAGGCCGGCCCGATGGTCCTGGCCGACGACCCGTGGGGCTACGGCAACTCGCTGGAGTGGGCGACCTCGTCGCCGCCGCCGCTGCGCAACTTCGACCGAATGCCGCGCATCCGGTCCGAGCGCCCGGCGTTCGACCTCAAGTTCCCGGAGCTGGCCGCCGGCCGCTCGCTCGCCGGCCCGCCGGAGGGTGGCGCCAAGCCGATGACCAGCGAGTCGGACAGCGGGGCCCGCTACGAGGAAGACACCGAGAGCAACGTCGACCGCTGA
- a CDS encoding DUF5655 domain-containing protein — protein MSRWTCPSCEREFGRTNQSHVCVPAGTIEETFAPHRPEWRQIFDAIAAQVDDLGPVHLDAVKVGVFLKTDRTLAEVRPRARAVDLLLVLPHAIEHDRIRRTMRASAGMVVSVVALTRPEEVDDEIRAWLTEAYDAAST, from the coding sequence ATGAGCAGGTGGACCTGTCCGTCGTGTGAGCGCGAGTTCGGCCGGACCAACCAGTCCCACGTCTGCGTGCCGGCCGGCACGATCGAGGAGACCTTCGCGCCGCACCGCCCCGAGTGGCGCCAGATCTTCGACGCGATCGCGGCGCAGGTCGACGACCTCGGGCCGGTCCATCTCGACGCGGTCAAGGTCGGCGTCTTCCTCAAGACGGATCGGACCCTGGCCGAGGTACGCCCACGCGCCCGGGCCGTCGACCTGCTGCTGGTGCTGCCGCACGCGATCGAACACGACCGGATCCGCCGCACGATGCGCGCCTCCGCCGGCATGGTGGTCAGCGTCGTGGCCCTCACCAGACCGGAGGAGGTCGACGACGAGATACGCGCCTGGCTGACCGAGGCCTACGATGCCGCGTCCACCTAG
- a CDS encoding DJ-1/PfpI family protein — protein MDPRHIVMVGYDGAELLDIACVTSTFELANTIGRLSPGYRVELATPGGRPIRCDSGLVVQAQLALERLTGPIDTLIVSGGFGHEDAADNAVVVAHIRRLARDSRRVASVCTGATVLAATGLLDGRRATTHWRFAPRLASRYQDVRVDSAPIFIREGRVATAAGVTSALDLTLAFVEEDHGPELARQVARDLVTYLQRPGNQAQMSVYVSPPAPDNDVVRRAVDHVLSHLAADLSTARLADVVGVSPRHLTRLFLRELGDPPARFVRCARVDAAARLLDATDLPMPEVAARSGFGSGEALRQAFVARFRMPPAKFRAVSRRSAPEPPEPNPVPAVST, from the coding sequence ATGGACCCGCGGCACATCGTCATGGTCGGGTACGACGGCGCCGAATTGCTCGACATCGCCTGCGTCACGTCGACCTTCGAGCTGGCCAACACGATCGGGCGGCTGAGCCCCGGCTACCGCGTGGAACTGGCGACCCCGGGCGGCCGCCCGATCCGCTGCGACAGCGGCCTCGTCGTGCAGGCGCAGCTCGCGCTGGAACGGCTGACCGGCCCGATCGACACCCTGATCGTCTCCGGCGGCTTCGGCCACGAGGACGCCGCCGACAACGCGGTGGTCGTCGCCCACATCCGCCGGCTCGCGCGGGACAGTCGCCGGGTCGCCTCGGTCTGCACCGGCGCCACCGTGCTCGCCGCCACCGGGCTCCTCGACGGCCGCCGCGCCACGACCCACTGGCGTTTCGCGCCGCGGTTGGCGAGCCGCTACCAGGACGTACGCGTCGACTCGGCGCCGATCTTCATCCGCGAGGGCCGGGTCGCCACCGCCGCCGGCGTGACCAGCGCCCTCGACCTGACGCTCGCCTTCGTCGAGGAGGACCACGGCCCCGAGCTCGCCCGCCAGGTCGCCCGCGACCTCGTCACCTACCTGCAGAGACCGGGCAACCAGGCCCAGATGAGCGTGTACGTGTCCCCGCCCGCCCCCGACAACGACGTCGTCCGCCGCGCCGTCGACCACGTGCTCAGCCACCTGGCAGCGGACCTCTCCACCGCCCGCCTCGCCGACGTGGTCGGCGTGAGCCCACGCCACCTGACCCGCCTGTTCCTGCGCGAGCTCGGCGACCCACCGGCCCGCTTCGTCCGCTGCGCCCGCGTCGACGCCGCGGCCCGGCTGCTCGATGCCACCGACCTACCGATGCCGGAGGTCGCGGCGCGCTCGGGCTTCGGCTCGGGAGAGGCGCTGCGCCAGGCCTTCGTGGCCCGCTTCCGCATGCCCCCGGCGAAGTTCCGCGCCGTCTCCCGCCGCTCCGCCCCCGAGCCACCCGAACCCAACCCGGTGCCCGCCGTCTCCACTTAG
- a CDS encoding cellulose binding domain-containing protein, with the protein MRRLVRAVVTAALVAFGTLVITSPAQADTQICEQYGSTTIQGRYVVQNNRWGSTAQQCINVTDTGFSITAQQGSAATNGAPLSYPSVFLGCHYTNCSPGTNLPIQVSQISSATSSINYTYASGTYNASYDIWLDPTPRTDGVSQMEIMIWFNRQGPIQPIGSVVGSATVGGRTWEVWRGSNGANNVISYVAPSPITSWNFSVLDFINDVRSRGAITNSWYLTSIQAGFEPWNGGVGLGVSSFSATVNGGGTGPGPDSQAPSTPGQPTAGTVTASSVALSWAASTDNVGVTGYDVYRQQGSGTATLAGSTTGTSFTASGLSASTAYTFTVRARDAAGNVSASSPGRTVTTSGSGSGGGACRVRYAANAWNNGFTADVTVTNTGTSTVNGWTLTYTLPSGQAITSTWNATVTTSGSAVTARNISWNGTLAPGASTSFGYQGTHGGSYSSPSAFALNGSACTVG; encoded by the coding sequence ATGCGCAGACTTGTCCGCGCCGTCGTGACCGCCGCCCTGGTCGCGTTCGGCACGCTGGTCATAACGTCGCCCGCGCAGGCCGACACGCAGATCTGCGAGCAATATGGCTCGACCACGATCCAGGGCCGCTATGTCGTGCAGAACAACCGGTGGGGTTCGACCGCGCAGCAGTGCATCAACGTCACCGACACGGGCTTCAGCATCACGGCCCAGCAGGGATCGGCGGCCACCAACGGCGCGCCGCTGTCGTACCCGTCGGTGTTCCTCGGCTGCCACTACACCAACTGTTCGCCGGGCACGAACCTGCCGATCCAGGTGAGCCAGATCAGTAGCGCCACCTCGTCGATCAACTACACGTACGCCAGTGGCACCTACAACGCGTCGTACGACATCTGGCTCGACCCCACGCCACGCACCGACGGGGTCAGCCAGATGGAGATCATGATCTGGTTCAACCGACAGGGTCCGATCCAGCCGATCGGCTCGGTGGTGGGCTCGGCCACGGTGGGCGGCCGGACCTGGGAGGTCTGGCGAGGCAGCAACGGCGCCAACAACGTCATCTCGTACGTGGCTCCGTCGCCGATCACCTCGTGGAACTTCAGCGTGCTGGACTTCATCAATGACGTCCGGTCGCGCGGGGCGATCACCAATTCGTGGTATCTGACCAGCATCCAGGCCGGTTTCGAACCGTGGAACGGCGGTGTCGGGCTCGGTGTCAGCTCGTTCTCGGCGACGGTCAACGGCGGCGGCACGGGCCCGGGCCCGGACAGTCAGGCCCCGTCGACGCCCGGCCAGCCGACCGCCGGCACGGTGACCGCTTCCAGCGTCGCCCTCTCCTGGGCCGCCTCGACGGACAACGTCGGGGTGACCGGCTATGACGTCTATCGCCAGCAGGGCTCCGGGACGGCCACGCTGGCCGGCAGCACCACCGGCACCTCGTTCACGGCGAGCGGCCTGAGCGCCTCGACGGCCTACACGTTCACGGTGCGGGCCCGTGACGCGGCCGGCAACGTGTCGGCCTCGTCGCCGGGCCGGACGGTGACCACCTCCGGCTCCGGCAGCGGCGGGGGCGCCTGTCGGGTGCGGTATGCGGCCAACGCCTGGAACAACGGGTTCACCGCGGACGTGACCGTCACCAACACCGGGACGAGCACCGTCAACGGCTGGACGCTGACCTACACGCTGCCCAGCGGCCAGGCGATCACCAGCACCTGGAACGCGACGGTGACCACCTCGGGCTCGGCGGTGACCGCGCGCAACATCTCCTGGAACGGGACGCTGGCCCCGGGCGCGAGCACCAGCTTCGGCTATCAGGGCACGCACGGCGGCTCGTATTCCTCGCCGTCCGCGTTCGCGCTCAACGGCTCGGCCTGCACCGTGGGTTGA
- a CDS encoding glycosyltransferase: MIATRDRRDQLLRTLPRHDAPTIVVDNASQDGTAATVEAAFPHVRVVRADTNLGAAARNLGAQLADTPFVAFADDDSYWVPGALDRAAQLLSDHPRAGLLVAQVLVGEDGRPDPMTAELDGSPLGWADDLPGPTVLGFLSCAAVVRRDAFLSVGGFDPRLGIYGEEALLAMDLATAGWGLSYVPSLRVAHLPSPAGRDPRARERRQARNHLLTTWLRRPLPTVMATSARAMTSTAGRAGLRDALAELPWVLRDRRVVPDWLGADLRRLEHASAR, translated from the coding sequence GTGATCGCAACCCGCGACCGGCGCGATCAGTTGCTGCGCACCCTGCCCCGGCACGACGCGCCGACCATCGTCGTCGACAACGCGTCGCAGGACGGCACGGCCGCCACGGTAGAGGCCGCCTTCCCCCACGTACGCGTGGTCCGTGCCGACACCAACCTCGGCGCCGCGGCCCGCAACCTCGGCGCCCAACTCGCGGACACGCCGTTCGTCGCGTTCGCCGACGACGACTCCTACTGGGTGCCCGGCGCCCTCGACCGCGCCGCCCAGCTGCTCAGCGACCATCCGCGGGCCGGCCTCCTGGTCGCCCAGGTGCTGGTCGGCGAGGACGGCCGCCCGGACCCGATGACCGCGGAGCTCGACGGGAGCCCGCTCGGCTGGGCCGACGACCTGCCGGGCCCGACGGTGCTCGGTTTCCTGTCGTGCGCCGCGGTGGTGCGCCGGGACGCGTTCCTGTCGGTGGGCGGCTTCGACCCGCGGCTCGGCATCTACGGCGAGGAGGCGCTGCTGGCGATGGACCTGGCGACCGCCGGCTGGGGCCTCTCCTACGTGCCGTCGCTGCGAGTGGCCCACCTCCCGAGCCCCGCCGGCCGAGACCCGCGGGCCCGCGAGCGCCGTCAGGCTCGCAATCATCTGCTCACCACCTGGCTCCGCCGGCCGCTGCCGACCGTGATGGCCACCAGCGCCCGGGCGATGACCAGCACCGCCGGCCGCGCCGGGCTGCGCGACGCCCTGGCCGAACTGCCGTGGGTGCTGCGCGACCGCCGCGTCGTGCCGGACTGGCTCGGCGCCGACCTTCGCCGCCTGGAACACGCCTCGGCGCGGTAG
- a CDS encoding MFS transporter, whose amino-acid sequence MRLAPYRAVLGLPGVRPLILVAILARVPSVAAGVTLTLHVVLELDRGYFAAGLVGTASTIGAAVGAPLLGRMVDRRGLRPVLAVCTVAEGVFWSVAGWLPYPLLLVLALVAGVLMLPVFSVVRQSLAALVPPAQRRPAYALDSMSVELSFMVGPALAVLMATSVSPHATMWAVGAGVVLSGTALFIFNPPVRAESESAVGPVPPRRSWLSARMIAILAIAVATTLVLGGTDVTVVAVLREADQVSWTGLVLALWGVYSLIGGFVYGSLSRVPSPVVLLGVLALGTVLVALAGAQWFLVAVALIPAGALCAPTLAAAADAVSHLAPPSVRGEAMGLHGSAITVGLALGAPLAGWVIDLTSPRWGFVATGVAGLLVVLAVIPVYLSRRPPTPPVPAPRSAERSLSLSD is encoded by the coding sequence GTGAGGCTGGCGCCCTACCGGGCGGTCCTCGGCCTGCCCGGGGTCCGCCCGCTGATCCTCGTCGCCATCCTGGCCCGTGTCCCGTCGGTCGCGGCCGGGGTGACCCTGACCCTGCACGTGGTGCTCGAGCTCGACCGCGGCTACTTCGCGGCCGGCCTGGTCGGCACGGCCTCGACGATCGGCGCCGCCGTGGGCGCGCCGCTGCTCGGGCGGATGGTCGACCGGCGCGGGCTGCGACCGGTGCTCGCGGTCTGCACGGTGGCCGAGGGCGTGTTCTGGTCGGTCGCGGGCTGGCTGCCCTATCCCCTGCTGCTGGTGCTCGCGCTGGTCGCCGGCGTGCTGATGCTGCCGGTCTTCTCGGTGGTCCGACAGTCGCTGGCGGCGCTGGTGCCGCCGGCGCAGCGCCGGCCGGCCTACGCGCTCGACTCGATGTCGGTCGAACTGTCCTTCATGGTCGGCCCGGCGCTGGCGGTGCTCATGGCGACCTCGGTCTCGCCGCACGCCACCATGTGGGCCGTCGGCGCGGGCGTCGTGCTGTCGGGGACGGCGCTGTTCATCTTCAACCCGCCGGTCCGCGCGGAGTCGGAGTCGGCCGTCGGTCCGGTGCCGCCGCGCCGGTCGTGGCTGTCGGCCCGGATGATCGCCATCCTGGCCATCGCGGTGGCCACGACCCTGGTCCTGGGCGGCACGGACGTCACGGTGGTCGCGGTCCTCCGCGAGGCCGACCAGGTGAGCTGGACGGGCCTGGTGCTGGCGCTGTGGGGCGTCTACTCGCTGATCGGCGGCTTCGTCTACGGGTCACTGAGCCGGGTGCCGTCGCCGGTGGTGCTGCTGGGTGTGCTGGCTCTCGGCACCGTGCTGGTGGCGCTGGCCGGGGCGCAGTGGTTCCTGGTCGCGGTGGCGCTGATCCCGGCGGGGGCGCTGTGCGCGCCGACGCTGGCCGCGGCCGCGGACGCGGTCAGCCACCTCGCGCCGCCGTCGGTCCGCGGCGAGGCGATGGGGTTGCATGGGTCGGCCATCACGGTCGGGTTGGCCTTGGGAGCGCCACTGGCCGGCTGGGTGATCGACCTGACGTCGCCGCGGTGGGGCTTCGTCGCCACGGGGGTGGCTGGGCTGTTGGTAGTGCTGGCGGTCATTCCGGTCTACCTGTCACGCCGCCCGCCGACGCCGCCTGTTCCGGCACCGCGGTCGGCCGAGCGGTCGCTGTCACTGTCCGACTGA
- a CDS encoding GntR family transcriptional regulator — protein MAEEAPYRRIAAEIRERIARGELTPGDRIPSTREITREWGVAMATATKVINSLREAGLVETRSGAGSVVIERSSPSVEMVVEPTVPAHAGGFHGVGSPRLRRAGDVELNRPRVVRTAIAIADAEGLSMLTMRRVATDLGVATMSLYRHVPGKDELVLAMLDAVFAERPLPDERPTHWRARLETAARQMWQVFAAHPWAADPLSLTRPQLLPHLMAYSEWSLDTLRALGFDVDEMMHIHLSLFGHVRACAVSLEAELRAREDTGVTNDEWADLHGDEIEAVLGAAPEHSPGLRYVTEHGFDYDIEAVFESGLRLLLDGVTVALARREVSGDEQVDLSVV, from the coding sequence ATGGCGGAGGAAGCGCCCTACCGGCGGATCGCGGCCGAGATCAGGGAGCGGATCGCGCGCGGTGAGCTGACGCCGGGCGATCGCATCCCGTCGACCCGGGAGATCACCCGCGAGTGGGGTGTCGCGATGGCGACGGCCACGAAGGTGATCAACTCGCTCCGCGAAGCGGGCCTGGTCGAGACCCGGTCCGGCGCCGGCAGTGTGGTCATCGAGCGGAGCAGCCCGTCGGTCGAGATGGTGGTCGAGCCGACCGTCCCGGCACATGCCGGCGGGTTCCACGGCGTGGGGTCACCGCGACTACGCCGGGCCGGCGACGTGGAGCTCAATCGCCCGCGGGTCGTCCGCACGGCCATCGCGATCGCTGACGCCGAAGGCCTGTCCATGTTGACGATGCGGCGCGTCGCCACCGACCTGGGCGTGGCCACCATGTCGCTCTACCGGCACGTGCCGGGCAAGGACGAGCTGGTCCTGGCGATGCTCGACGCCGTCTTCGCCGAGCGGCCGCTGCCCGACGAGCGACCAACGCATTGGCGGGCCCGGCTCGAGACCGCCGCGCGGCAGATGTGGCAGGTCTTCGCCGCCCATCCCTGGGCCGCCGATCCGCTGTCACTGACGCGGCCGCAGCTGCTGCCTCACCTGATGGCCTATTCGGAATGGAGTCTCGACACCTTGCGCGCACTCGGGTTCGACGTCGACGAGATGATGCACATCCACCTGTCCCTCTTCGGGCACGTGCGGGCCTGTGCGGTGAGTCTCGAGGCGGAGTTACGCGCGCGCGAGGACACCGGCGTCACCAACGACGAATGGGCCGACCTGCACGGCGACGAGATCGAGGCCGTGTTGGGCGCGGCGCCCGAGCACTCTCCGGGCCTGCGCTACGTCACTGAGCACGGGTTCGACTACGACATCGAGGCGGTCTTCGAGTCCGGGCTGCGCCTCCTTCTCGACGGTGTCACCGTGGCGCTGGCCCGGCGGGAGGTGAGTGGCGATGAGCAGGTGGACCTGTCCGTCGTGTGA
- a CDS encoding nicotinate phosphoribosyltransferase, with protein MTMGHPALLTDHYELTMVSAALKDGTADRQSVFEVFARRLPPGRRYGVVAGTGRLMDLIREFRFNPEELDWLRERSVVDAETAAWLADFRFQGDIEGYAEGELFFPGSPILTVSGTFAECVLLETLVLSVLNHDSAIAAAAARMVTAARGRALIEMGSRRAHEEAAVAATRAAYLAGFGSTSNLAAGLRYGIPTAGTAAHAFTLLHDDEAAAFAAQVAALGKNTTLLVDTYDIAQGIRTAIKVAGPDLRAIRIDSGDLSVLAQHSRELLDSLGATETKIIVSGDLDEYSIAALAAEPVDIYGAGTSVVTGSGAPTAGLVYKLVEVAGRPVVKRSEHKATIGGRKTAVRRHKPTGTMIEEIVVSQGTPEARTGDRALQRPYVAGGAVVDLPSLAESREHLRQGLISIPWEGLKLSAGDPAVPVTVVPAR; from the coding sequence ATGACCATGGGCCACCCCGCCTTGTTGACCGACCACTACGAGCTGACCATGGTCAGCGCGGCGCTCAAGGACGGCACCGCCGACCGGCAGTCCGTGTTCGAGGTGTTCGCGCGGCGGCTGCCGCCGGGGCGTCGCTACGGCGTCGTGGCCGGCACGGGACGGCTGATGGACCTGATCAGGGAGTTCCGGTTCAACCCGGAAGAGCTCGACTGGCTGCGCGAACGGTCGGTGGTCGACGCCGAGACGGCGGCCTGGCTGGCCGACTTCCGATTCCAGGGCGACATCGAGGGGTACGCCGAGGGCGAGCTGTTCTTCCCCGGCTCCCCGATCCTCACCGTGTCCGGCACGTTCGCGGAATGCGTACTGCTGGAGACCCTGGTCCTGTCGGTCCTCAACCACGACAGCGCGATCGCGGCGGCCGCGGCCCGCATGGTCACCGCCGCGCGGGGCCGGGCGCTGATCGAGATGGGGTCCCGCCGGGCGCACGAGGAGGCGGCGGTGGCGGCGACGCGGGCCGCGTACCTCGCCGGCTTCGGCTCCACCTCTAACCTGGCGGCCGGCCTGCGCTACGGGATCCCGACCGCGGGCACGGCGGCGCACGCGTTCACGCTGCTTCACGACGACGAGGCGGCCGCGTTCGCCGCACAGGTCGCGGCACTGGGCAAGAACACCACGCTGCTCGTCGACACCTACGACATCGCGCAGGGTATCCGCACCGCGATCAAGGTGGCGGGGCCGGACCTGCGGGCGATCCGGATCGACTCGGGCGACCTCTCGGTGCTGGCCCAGCACTCGCGGGAGCTGCTGGACTCGCTGGGCGCGACCGAGACCAAGATCATCGTGTCCGGCGACCTCGACGAGTACTCGATCGCGGCGCTGGCGGCCGAGCCGGTCGACATCTACGGCGCGGGGACGTCGGTGGTGACCGGCTCGGGCGCGCCGACCGCCGGGCTGGTCTACAAGCTGGTCGAGGTGGCCGGGCGGCCGGTGGTCAAGCGGTCCGAGCACAAGGCGACGATCGGCGGGCGCAAGACGGCGGTGCGGCGACACAAGCCGACCGGCACGATGATCGAGGAGATCGTGGTGTCGCAGGGTACACCCGAGGCGCGCACCGGGGACCGGGCCTTGCAGCGGCCGTACGTCGCCGGCGGTGCGGTGGTCGACCTGCCCTCGCTGGCGGAGTCGCGGGAGCACCTGCGGCAGGGTCTGATCTCGATCCCGTGGGAGGGGCTCAAGCTCTCGGCGGGCGATCCCGCGGTGCCCGTCACTGTCGTACCCGCGCGTTAG
- a CDS encoding FAD-dependent monooxygenase, with product MLLSTLRVLVVGAGIAGLAVARALRQAGYRPDVVEKLPATTVPGAGIFLPGNADRALRDLGLDDAVRPFGAVVERQRFLDERGNELCEVDLGKLWDGVGECRAMPRGDLQRVLLAAVDGEVRYDTGLVRLDVGTDGTALATFGDGAVAAYDLVVGADGRKSSVRALAALGGPARPVGQVVYRSVVTGGPRISEWTALLGLRTAFIVMPMGDGRLYLYADEPGTSAPADPLGRLREVFGGFGPPVPDVLDAVDKVQVALTDEVEIACWSRGPAVLVGDAAHATSPTLSEGAAMALEDAVVLADALTEADSVPEALRRYESRRRPRTKWVLDRTRDRDRTRDVAPALRDPLLRGRGDRIFRDHYRLLVDPV from the coding sequence ATGCTCCTGTCTACGCTGCGCGTCCTCGTCGTCGGCGCCGGCATCGCCGGCCTTGCCGTTGCCCGGGCGCTCCGCCAGGCCGGCTACCGACCCGATGTCGTCGAGAAGCTGCCCGCCACCACCGTCCCCGGCGCCGGCATCTTCCTGCCCGGCAACGCCGACCGGGCCCTGCGCGACCTGGGCCTCGACGATGCGGTGCGGCCGTTCGGCGCCGTGGTCGAGCGGCAACGCTTCCTCGACGAGCGCGGCAACGAGCTCTGCGAGGTCGACCTCGGCAAGCTCTGGGACGGTGTCGGCGAATGTCGGGCCATGCCCCGCGGTGACCTCCAGCGGGTCCTGCTCGCCGCGGTCGACGGCGAGGTCCGCTACGACACCGGCCTGGTCCGGCTCGACGTGGGCACCGACGGCACCGCCCTGGCCACCTTCGGTGACGGCGCGGTCGCAGCCTATGACCTGGTGGTGGGCGCCGACGGGCGCAAGTCGTCGGTCCGCGCCCTCGCGGCCCTCGGCGGCCCGGCCCGGCCGGTCGGACAGGTCGTCTACCGCAGCGTGGTCACCGGCGGGCCGCGGATCTCCGAGTGGACGGCGCTGCTCGGCCTGCGCACCGCCTTCATCGTCATGCCGATGGGCGACGGGCGGCTCTACCTCTACGCCGACGAGCCCGGCACCAGCGCGCCGGCCGATCCGCTTGGTCGGCTACGCGAGGTCTTCGGTGGCTTCGGCCCGCCGGTGCCCGACGTGCTCGACGCGGTCGACAAGGTGCAGGTCGCCCTGACCGACGAGGTCGAGATCGCCTGTTGGTCACGCGGCCCGGCGGTGCTGGTCGGCGACGCCGCCCACGCCACGTCGCCAACCCTCTCGGAGGGCGCCGCGATGGCGCTCGAAGACGCGGTGGTCCTGGCCGACGCCCTGACCGAAGCCGATTCGGTGCCGGAGGCCCTGCGCCGCTACGAGAGCCGTCGGCGGCCGCGCACCAAGTGGGTGCTCGACCGCACCCGCGACCGTGACCGCACCCGCGACGTCGCGCCGGCCCTCCGCGACCCACTTCTCCGCGGCCGCGGCGACCGCATCTTCCGCGACCACTACCGCCTACTCGTCGACCCGGTCTGA